One Mycobacteroides salmoniphilum DNA segment encodes these proteins:
- a CDS encoding TetR/AcrR family transcriptional regulator gives MARRRGWDGQPPSSDEEASKRIVAAAVQLIGETGSAVSLADVAAKLGVIRQTVYRYFPTAEALMHAASIASVDGFLDRLTEVVRGITDPAEALTEGVLYTLEEVTRTPHLAIMMSEPYAHSHTSDMTSDEAQAFGLRMLGRFDVDWNRYGYDHDAKRGLVEFALRIMLSFFVSPNEATRSRDELRRFLTRWLGGAILAQPSD, from the coding sequence ATGGCACGTAGGCGCGGATGGGACGGGCAGCCGCCCAGCAGTGACGAGGAGGCTTCCAAGCGGATTGTCGCCGCAGCGGTGCAGCTGATCGGCGAGACCGGCTCGGCGGTAAGCCTCGCCGACGTCGCCGCAAAGCTCGGTGTCATCCGACAAACCGTCTACCGGTACTTCCCCACCGCCGAAGCGCTCATGCATGCCGCTTCCATCGCCTCGGTGGACGGCTTCCTGGACCGGCTGACGGAGGTGGTGCGCGGCATCACCGATCCCGCCGAGGCGCTCACCGAGGGTGTGCTCTACACCTTGGAAGAAGTCACTCGCACACCGCATTTGGCCATCATGATGTCCGAGCCCTACGCACACTCACACACGAGCGATATGACCTCGGATGAGGCTCAGGCGTTCGGTCTGCGCATGCTCGGCCGGTTTGACGTCGACTGGAATCGGTACGGATACGACCATGACGCCAAGCGCGGACTCGTGGAGTTCGCGCTACGAATCATGCTGTCGTTCTTCGTCTCCCCGAATGAAGCCACCCGCTCCCGCGACGAATTGCGGCGCTTCCTCACGCGCTGGCTGGGTGGGGCCATTCTGGCCCAGCCATCTGATTAA
- a CDS encoding cupin domain-containing protein translates to MKPINRRTVLGGVGVAGVAAVAGAGTDRALSSPRSRDDIKDQTVTDDAARFGDPRIPAELNTAQPHMFHLGALAPQTFDGGDLRQAHEGNFPILTGQQASIVMVTLQPGGIREPHWHPSAWEINIITGGVAKWTLLDPEGHSETFDAQVGDVVFAPQGSLHYFENKGTEDLKLLIVFNASTAEGKDDIGIGASISKLPPDVLAAVFGVPTETFAKFKKIDESITILRRPTA, encoded by the coding sequence ATGAAGCCGATCAATCGACGTACCGTGCTCGGCGGTGTCGGAGTGGCGGGGGTCGCGGCCGTCGCCGGTGCCGGAACCGACCGTGCCTTGTCTTCCCCGCGCTCCCGTGACGACATAAAGGATCAGACCGTGACCGATGACGCCGCACGCTTCGGCGATCCCCGCATCCCCGCCGAACTGAACACCGCCCAACCGCACATGTTTCACCTTGGCGCCCTGGCGCCGCAGACCTTCGACGGTGGCGACCTGCGCCAGGCGCACGAGGGCAACTTCCCCATCCTCACCGGACAGCAGGCCAGCATCGTCATGGTGACCTTGCAGCCGGGCGGAATCCGGGAACCGCACTGGCATCCCAGCGCCTGGGAAATCAACATCATCACCGGCGGCGTCGCGAAATGGACGCTGTTGGACCCCGAGGGACATAGCGAAACCTTCGACGCTCAGGTGGGCGATGTGGTCTTCGCACCCCAGGGATCGTTGCACTACTTCGAGAACAAGGGCACCGAAGACCTCAAGCTGCTGATCGTGTTCAACGCGAGCACCGCAGAAGGCAAGGACGACATCGGCATTGGCGCATCGATCAGCAAGCTCCCACCCGATGTCCTCGCCGCCGTGTTCGGCGTGCCGACGGAAACCTTCGCGAAGTTCAAGAAGATCGACGAGTCCATCACCATCCTGCGCAGACCTACCGCGTAG
- a CDS encoding PepSY-associated TM helix domain-containing protein — MSLKVRRALVLSHRWVGLVCGLLVVVVSTSGALLVYQPELIRALHPEMFHATVADKPVGFTQAMDAVQSRYPDIQLANASLKNGVYLLSASTDTHDTFFVDAGTGLLNGRMDLGKGVLGFLVNLHDCGFTCEDYSGYLPFLAQPCPLAQVSTFSGLSWGAALLAVAALILLLLVIPAPFIWWKAIRKLRNALRVRWRAGRFARDFDLHALIGIVAMVPLLVWGLTGLQFEMPGLTALWYSVTGGQVTENTFTAGSGDQNVTVEHAMAAAKNQFPGSEVTWIGMPDNENSFYTIDLLDRDGPDLRAYSHNYHGNRSVGVDAHDAGHVQILRGKPATPSNAIADEWASSAAHFGLAVNGYWRAIWFVLGMAPLLLAITGFSTWHWRRRARLRARVRTAQIPDAGAKAPGSATRTTSPAAERVRAR, encoded by the coding sequence GTGTCCTTAAAGGTCCGGCGCGCCTTGGTTCTCAGTCACCGCTGGGTCGGCCTGGTCTGCGGGCTCCTTGTTGTGGTTGTCAGCACCAGCGGCGCCCTGCTCGTGTACCAGCCGGAGCTGATCCGAGCGCTGCACCCCGAGATGTTCCACGCCACAGTCGCCGACAAGCCGGTCGGCTTCACGCAGGCGATGGACGCGGTCCAGTCGCGCTACCCCGACATTCAGCTCGCGAACGCGTCTCTGAAGAACGGCGTGTACCTGCTGAGCGCCTCGACCGACACACACGACACGTTTTTCGTCGATGCGGGGACCGGCCTGCTCAACGGGCGAATGGACCTCGGCAAGGGCGTGCTGGGGTTTCTGGTCAATCTGCACGACTGCGGTTTCACCTGCGAGGACTACAGCGGCTATCTGCCATTCCTCGCCCAGCCTTGCCCGCTGGCACAGGTGAGCACCTTCTCTGGATTGTCCTGGGGAGCAGCACTACTGGCGGTCGCCGCGCTTATCCTGCTACTGCTGGTGATTCCGGCGCCGTTCATCTGGTGGAAGGCAATCCGCAAGCTGCGCAATGCTTTGCGTGTCCGCTGGAGGGCGGGGCGATTCGCTCGCGACTTCGACCTGCACGCCCTTATCGGCATCGTCGCCATGGTGCCGCTCCTGGTCTGGGGGCTGACCGGACTGCAATTCGAGATGCCCGGACTCACCGCCCTTTGGTACTCAGTGACCGGCGGCCAGGTTACCGAGAACACCTTCACCGCGGGGTCCGGCGATCAGAATGTCACCGTCGAACACGCCATGGCGGCAGCCAAGAACCAGTTCCCGGGTTCTGAGGTGACCTGGATAGGCATGCCGGACAACGAGAATTCCTTCTACACCATCGACCTGCTGGATCGGGACGGGCCGGATCTACGGGCCTACAGCCATAACTACCACGGGAATCGCTCCGTGGGCGTAGACGCTCACGACGCCGGGCATGTGCAGATCCTGCGCGGGAAGCCGGCCACCCCGTCGAACGCCATCGCCGACGAATGGGCCAGCTCTGCCGCCCATTTCGGCCTTGCCGTGAACGGCTACTGGCGCGCGATCTGGTTCGTCCTCGGCATGGCGCCGCTGCTGCTCGCCATCACCGGCTTCAGCACCTGGCACTGGCGCCGCCGAGCCCGTCTGCGTGCTCGCGTCAGGACCGCACAGATTCCCGACGCGGGCGCGAAAGCACCCGGGTCGGCCACCAGAACCACGTCCCCAGCAGCCGAACGAGTGCGGGCACGATGA
- a CDS encoding RND family transporter, translated as MVRVLAVPIIVFWAIVAVTTNTFVPHVEDVAAELAGPMIPHYAPSQRAMLQIGEKFQESTSTSLTMLVLEADRPLGEADHQYYDDLVRRLKNDTEHVQYVMDTWGKPITAAGAQSLDGKSAFVLLRLAGDIGQMQANKSVDAVKDLIDKDTPPPGLKIYVSGAAPLASDTLSVANSSLNNITIVTIFLIIFMLLMVYRSVTTMLVPLFGVLVEMLVARGVVATLGHFGYIELSSFAVNIVISLTLGAGTDYGIFLLGRYHEARNAGMSREDAFYAAYRGVSHVIIGSGLTIAGAGLCLSFARLNYFHTMGPAVAIGMLLTIAAALTLGPAMLHLGSLFGLFDPKQRAKARLYRRIGASVVRWPKPILVASAAAVLVGAVFVPTYQVSYDDRAYQPSDAPAKEGFAAADRHFPPSKLFTEMLMVESDHDMRNSADFISLDRVSKSLVRLPGVAMVQSITRPMGRALEHASLPYLFTTQGSGNGQQLPFTKAQNANTDKQAQIMAHSVAVLRQTVDLTQKLADEMHNTVVTMEDMQQVTKDMNEKVSNLDDFMRPLRNYFYWEPHCFDIPVCLSFRSLFDMLDSIDKLAADIKDAVGSLEAVDRLLPQMVALLKLTANDQEALQALIVNTYGQTNLQSTATDQTFDDMINVGNDFDASRSDDFFYIPHEAFDNEDIKTGMALMMSPDGKAARFIVTHVGNAMGPEGIEHVNEFPDAITTALKETSLAGAKVYIGGAGSNNKDIKEYAASDLLIAAIAAFTLIFLIMMVITRSLVAPFVIIGTVAFSFAGAFGLSVLIWQHLVGLPLHWLILPLTFIILVAVGSDYNLLLIARLKEETHAGLNTGLIRALGSTGGVVTSAGLVFAFTMLAMLSSDLRTIGQVGTTVCIGLLLDTLIVRSFIVPALVRLLGTWFWWPTRVLSRPRRESVRS; from the coding sequence ATGGTCCGTGTCCTGGCGGTGCCGATCATCGTCTTCTGGGCCATCGTCGCGGTAACCACGAATACGTTTGTGCCGCACGTGGAAGACGTTGCCGCAGAGCTCGCGGGACCGATGATCCCGCACTACGCGCCGTCTCAGCGGGCGATGCTGCAGATCGGGGAGAAGTTCCAGGAATCCACATCCACCAGCCTGACCATGTTGGTTCTGGAAGCCGATCGGCCGCTCGGCGAGGCCGATCACCAGTACTACGACGACCTGGTGCGCAGGCTCAAGAACGACACCGAGCACGTGCAGTACGTGATGGACACCTGGGGAAAGCCGATCACCGCGGCCGGGGCGCAGAGCCTGGACGGCAAGTCCGCATTTGTATTGCTGCGCCTGGCAGGCGATATCGGCCAGATGCAGGCGAACAAATCTGTCGACGCGGTCAAGGACTTGATCGACAAGGACACGCCACCACCCGGCCTCAAGATCTATGTCAGCGGTGCGGCACCCCTCGCGTCGGACACGTTGAGCGTCGCGAACTCCAGCCTGAACAACATCACGATCGTGACGATCTTCCTCATCATCTTCATGCTGCTGATGGTGTACCGATCCGTCACCACGATGCTGGTGCCGTTGTTCGGCGTTCTGGTCGAGATGCTGGTTGCGCGAGGAGTTGTCGCCACTCTCGGGCACTTTGGATACATCGAGCTGTCCTCATTCGCCGTCAACATCGTCATCTCCCTGACGTTGGGTGCGGGGACGGACTACGGCATCTTCCTGTTGGGGCGATACCACGAGGCGAGGAACGCGGGGATGAGTCGCGAGGACGCCTTCTACGCGGCGTACCGCGGCGTCTCTCACGTCATCATCGGCTCAGGATTGACGATCGCGGGCGCGGGCCTGTGCCTAAGTTTCGCGCGGCTCAACTACTTCCACACCATGGGTCCGGCCGTTGCCATCGGCATGCTCTTGACCATCGCGGCAGCGCTTACGCTCGGGCCGGCGATGCTGCACCTGGGCAGCCTGTTCGGGCTCTTCGATCCCAAACAACGGGCCAAGGCGCGTCTGTACCGGCGCATCGGCGCAAGCGTGGTGCGTTGGCCCAAGCCCATCCTGGTGGCAAGTGCCGCCGCGGTCCTTGTCGGCGCGGTCTTTGTGCCGACTTATCAAGTGAGCTATGACGATCGCGCCTATCAACCGTCGGATGCCCCCGCGAAGGAGGGTTTTGCGGCCGCGGACCGGCACTTCCCGCCGAGCAAGTTGTTCACCGAGATGCTCATGGTCGAGTCGGATCACGACATGCGCAACTCGGCCGATTTCATCTCATTGGACCGTGTCTCCAAGAGCCTGGTGCGGCTTCCCGGTGTCGCGATGGTGCAGAGCATTACCAGGCCGATGGGGCGTGCGCTCGAACATGCCTCTCTGCCTTACCTGTTCACCACGCAGGGCAGCGGGAACGGCCAGCAGCTCCCGTTCACGAAGGCTCAGAACGCCAACACCGATAAGCAGGCCCAGATCATGGCGCACTCTGTGGCGGTTCTACGGCAGACCGTCGACCTGACCCAGAAGCTTGCGGACGAAATGCATAACACCGTCGTGACGATGGAGGACATGCAACAGGTCACGAAAGACATGAACGAGAAGGTCTCGAACCTCGATGACTTCATGCGTCCGCTGCGCAATTACTTCTATTGGGAACCACACTGTTTCGACATTCCCGTGTGCTTGTCCTTCAGATCGTTGTTCGACATGCTCGACAGCATCGACAAGCTGGCGGCCGACATCAAGGATGCGGTGGGCTCCCTGGAGGCCGTCGATCGACTGTTGCCGCAGATGGTTGCGCTACTGAAGCTGACGGCCAATGACCAGGAAGCGCTGCAGGCCCTCATCGTCAACACCTATGGCCAGACCAATCTGCAGTCCACCGCGACGGACCAGACCTTCGACGACATGATCAACGTCGGAAACGATTTCGACGCATCCCGCAGCGATGACTTCTTCTACATACCGCACGAAGCTTTCGACAATGAGGACATCAAAACCGGTATGGCGCTGATGATGTCACCGGATGGCAAGGCGGCCCGGTTCATCGTCACCCACGTGGGTAATGCCATGGGCCCGGAAGGCATCGAGCACGTCAACGAGTTCCCCGATGCCATTACGACGGCGCTCAAGGAAACCTCGTTGGCCGGGGCAAAGGTCTATATCGGCGGCGCCGGGTCCAACAACAAGGACATCAAGGAGTACGCCGCATCGGATCTGCTCATCGCGGCGATCGCGGCCTTCACACTCATCTTCTTGATCATGATGGTCATCACGCGAAGTCTGGTGGCGCCCTTCGTCATTATTGGCACGGTGGCCTTCTCGTTCGCAGGCGCGTTTGGCCTATCGGTGCTCATCTGGCAGCACCTGGTGGGTCTGCCGTTGCACTGGCTGATCCTGCCGCTGACGTTCATCATCTTGGTGGCGGTGGGCTCGGACTACAACCTGTTGCTGATCGCCCGGCTCAAAGAAGAGACCCACGCCGGGTTGAACACCGGACTCATCCGCGCGCTGGGAAGTACGGGAGGCGTCGTGACCTCCGCGGGTTTGGTGTTCGCCTTCACGATGCTGGCGATGCTGTCGAGTGATCTACGCACCATCGGCCAGGTGGGCACCACCGTGTGCATCGGCCTGCTGCTCGACACGCTGATCGTGCGCTCGTTCATCGTGCCCGCACTCGTTCGGCTGCTGGGGACGTGGTTCTGGTGGCCGACCCGGGTGCTTTCGCGCCCGCGTCGGGAATCTGTGCGGTCCTGA
- a CDS encoding MmpS family transport accessory protein translates to MPLVAVIALGVAGGSMLKVHELSAPGPVLTVNPPQAPPEFTPKTLTYEVFGTVGNGGMLSYVDIDGHPHQVDVTTLPWSHTETTTLTVVSGSISVQVRGGQVGCRIRVNDVVRDEMSDDHADANVMCRVKSA, encoded by the coding sequence ATGCCTCTGGTCGCAGTCATCGCGCTCGGAGTGGCCGGTGGTTCGATGTTGAAGGTGCACGAGTTGTCCGCCCCCGGGCCCGTGCTCACCGTCAATCCGCCACAGGCGCCGCCGGAGTTCACGCCCAAGACGCTCACCTACGAGGTCTTCGGCACGGTCGGGAATGGCGGGATGTTGAGCTATGTCGATATCGACGGTCATCCGCACCAGGTTGACGTGACCACGTTGCCGTGGTCTCACACGGAGACAACGACTCTCACAGTGGTGTCGGGCAGCATCTCGGTACAGGTGCGTGGGGGGCAGGTCGGCTGCCGGATACGGGTGAATGATGTGGTCCGCGATGAAATGTCCGACGACCATGCGGATGCGAACGTCATGTGCAGGGTGAAGTCGGCATGA
- a CDS encoding adenylate/guanylate cyclase domain-containing protein, translating into MPESRELNEVVDAAIEQSLLGGPRKYTRSQVAELSGVPVERARKLWVALGFAAAEGDDDIAFTDADVSAIRTFAALGTTTATNEQSQVAAARTLGQAMARLAEWQADLLTREVGDRIAAEGDQFAPGSSVDAVTQTISTLTALQDYAWQRHLAAALSRSHESGSTTRQLLVGFADMVGYTRLSRHLDPDELTNLLETFETALTDAITTHGGWVIKNVGDEIMFAAGGAETGARIAVAMNAAITEAVQRIPDMPQIRVGLAHGQVLVRFGDLYGTVVNTAARLTGVARPGTILLDDAAAAALGDNGEFVLRHLRGVRVKGFSRLGSHVLRTRRR; encoded by the coding sequence ATGCCCGAGTCTCGCGAGCTCAACGAGGTGGTCGATGCCGCGATCGAGCAGTCGCTCCTCGGGGGGCCACGCAAGTACACCCGCTCCCAGGTAGCCGAGCTCTCCGGCGTGCCCGTCGAACGTGCCCGGAAGCTATGGGTGGCACTGGGCTTCGCCGCGGCGGAAGGCGACGACGACATCGCGTTCACCGATGCCGACGTCTCCGCGATCCGTACCTTCGCGGCACTGGGAACGACGACGGCGACCAATGAACAGAGCCAAGTCGCAGCCGCCCGAACGCTCGGTCAGGCCATGGCGCGGTTGGCCGAGTGGCAGGCGGACCTGCTCACGCGCGAGGTCGGAGATCGCATTGCCGCCGAAGGCGACCAGTTCGCGCCCGGGTCAAGCGTCGATGCCGTCACCCAGACCATCTCGACACTGACGGCGTTGCAGGATTACGCATGGCAGCGGCACCTGGCCGCAGCCCTCAGTCGATCGCATGAATCCGGCAGCACCACAAGACAATTACTCGTCGGTTTTGCCGACATGGTGGGCTACACACGCCTGTCCCGCCACCTGGACCCCGATGAGCTGACCAACCTCCTGGAGACATTCGAGACCGCGCTCACCGATGCGATCACCACACACGGTGGCTGGGTGATCAAGAACGTCGGCGACGAGATCATGTTCGCGGCCGGGGGCGCAGAAACGGGCGCGCGTATCGCGGTCGCGATGAACGCGGCGATCACCGAAGCAGTACAGAGGATTCCGGACATGCCACAGATACGCGTGGGCCTGGCCCACGGACAGGTACTCGTGCGCTTCGGCGACCTCTACGGCACAGTGGTCAACACCGCCGCGCGACTGACCGGCGTGGCGCGGCCCGGAACGATCCTTCTCGACGACGCCGCCGCAGCGGCGTTAGGAGACAACGGCGAGTTCGTTCTCCGTCACCTGCGCGGCGTGCGCGTCAAGGGGTTCTCCCGGTTGGGTTCGCACGTATTACGCACGCGCAGACGCTGA
- a CDS encoding SRPBCC family protein codes for MAQYTEETVFEAPREIVYELLANREGYNEFLPFTVTLVRPGTAERQGVGAVHRIGVGPVGVKEEIVELVEGERIQYRVVGGLPVRSHVGTISLTDHPRGTTVHYSMESTPLIPVPDALMVWVLRKSMSGLVDGAQREAARRSSG; via the coding sequence GTGGCCCAGTACACCGAAGAGACGGTCTTCGAAGCTCCCCGGGAGATCGTCTACGAGCTGCTTGCCAACCGCGAAGGGTACAACGAGTTCCTGCCCTTCACCGTCACCTTGGTGCGCCCCGGGACCGCCGAACGCCAAGGCGTCGGCGCAGTTCATCGCATCGGTGTCGGGCCCGTTGGCGTCAAAGAGGAGATCGTCGAGCTCGTTGAAGGCGAACGCATCCAGTACCGCGTCGTCGGCGGTCTACCGGTGCGCTCACACGTCGGGACTATCAGCCTCACCGACCACCCCAGAGGGACAACCGTGCACTACTCGATGGAGTCCACACCGCTGATTCCGGTGCCCGACGCGCTCATGGTCTGGGTACTGCGCAAGTCGATGTCGGGCCTTGTCGACGGCGCACAGCGCGAAGCCGCCCGACGCTCGTCGGGTTAG
- a CDS encoding TetR/AcrR family transcriptional regulator → MPRISASSVEEHREQVHRRVFEAFAGLMAEQSFDAITMAKLAAAAGIGRTAIYHHFADKDAVIVEFASHETSRYLDGLHAALADIGDPAQRLRIYIRHQLETGQQFHMGLGSQLYGALSRDATVAIRDHVVAVEKVLREILTDGVVAEVFVVEDQSATVSLIHACLAPRHLPNAAIERFVLRALGTTP, encoded by the coding sequence GTGCCCAGGATCAGCGCCTCTTCTGTGGAAGAACACCGCGAACAGGTGCACCGTCGGGTCTTCGAGGCTTTCGCCGGTTTGATGGCCGAACAAAGCTTCGACGCCATCACGATGGCCAAGCTGGCCGCCGCAGCGGGAATTGGACGCACCGCGATTTACCACCACTTCGCCGACAAGGACGCTGTCATTGTCGAATTCGCCTCACATGAGACCAGCCGTTACCTCGACGGTCTCCACGCCGCGCTTGCCGACATCGGTGATCCGGCACAGCGGCTGCGGATCTACATCCGGCACCAGCTCGAGACCGGCCAGCAGTTTCACATGGGGTTAGGCAGCCAGCTGTATGGCGCACTGTCTCGGGACGCCACCGTCGCGATCCGCGACCATGTGGTGGCCGTCGAGAAGGTACTGCGTGAAATCCTGACGGATGGGGTAGTCGCAGAGGTATTCGTCGTTGAGGACCAGTCGGCGACGGTGTCATTAATCCACGCGTGCCTGGCGCCTCGGCACCTACCCAACGCTGCGATCGAACGATTCGTGTTGCGTGCCCTGGGGACAACCCCGTAG
- a CDS encoding heme oxygenase (biliverdin-producing), translated as MTLSSPTVPQAAESLSLAMRDGSRAEHDAAEQSPFVSELLAGRVNALGYVDYLLRLRVVYTTLEDAVRARRDDPLIAAVYDPALERRDALDADLEYWAPDASRQVNSTAAQNYRNRMTHADGSGAVLAHHYVRYLGDLSGGQAIGRILDRVFGLGGAGLSFYEFPMRPKPYKDAYRARLDELGLDTQEQARVVDEVKVAFGLNQALFDELAANLSAYRR; from the coding sequence ATGACCCTCAGCTCCCCCACGGTTCCCCAAGCAGCCGAATCGCTTTCGTTGGCCATGCGTGATGGTTCGCGCGCCGAACATGACGCCGCCGAGCAGTCGCCGTTCGTCTCCGAATTGCTTGCCGGCAGAGTCAACGCCCTCGGATACGTCGACTACCTGTTGCGACTGCGGGTGGTTTACACCACTCTCGAAGACGCCGTGCGGGCACGTCGTGATGACCCACTGATTGCGGCCGTTTATGACCCGGCACTGGAGCGGCGTGACGCCCTCGACGCCGACCTGGAGTACTGGGCCCCCGATGCTTCCCGCCAGGTGAATTCCACGGCAGCGCAAAACTATCGAAATCGGATGACCCATGCCGACGGCAGTGGGGCGGTGCTGGCGCACCACTATGTTCGATACTTGGGTGACCTCTCCGGCGGCCAGGCCATCGGCCGCATACTCGACCGCGTGTTCGGCCTCGGCGGAGCCGGTCTGTCGTTCTACGAGTTCCCGATGCGGCCGAAACCGTACAAGGACGCGTACCGCGCCCGCCTGGACGAACTAGGGCTAGACACACAGGAGCAGGCGCGAGTAGTCGACGAGGTCAAGGTCGCGTTCGGGCTCAATCAGGCACTGTTTGACGAATTAGCCGCAAATCTGTCCGCGTACCGACGCTGA
- a CDS encoding L,D-transpeptidase — protein MVVAVSVVAATLAGHATGVETTAVSLPLDLDVRSIAPTPDTLVGIAHPVVVTLNGPIANRQAAERALGITSTPAMTGTYEWIDDNVVQWVPDRFWPSHSTVRLMVGGKPAEISTGPALIGIASISRHTFTVSYEGVWRRPSDGSTGLPAPHHLPRLGEEGVFPASMGRPEYPTPVGTYSVLGKERSVLMDSSSVGIPVTAPDGYKIDVENAVRFTNRGLFVHSAPWAVPAMGYENVSHGCISLTPAAAEWYFNNVNIGDPVVVQE, from the coding sequence ATGGTTGTCGCGGTATCCGTGGTCGCGGCGACGCTGGCCGGGCATGCCACCGGCGTCGAGACCACGGCGGTGAGCCTGCCGCTGGATCTAGATGTCAGATCCATCGCGCCCACGCCGGACACGCTCGTGGGTATCGCGCACCCCGTGGTGGTGACGCTCAACGGGCCCATCGCCAACCGGCAGGCCGCCGAGCGGGCGCTGGGGATCACGTCGACACCCGCCATGACGGGCACGTACGAATGGATCGACGACAACGTCGTGCAATGGGTTCCAGACCGATTCTGGCCTTCACACAGCACGGTGAGGCTGATGGTGGGTGGCAAGCCCGCGGAGATCTCGACGGGCCCTGCCCTGATCGGTATCGCGAGTATCTCGCGGCACACGTTCACAGTGTCCTATGAAGGAGTGTGGAGACGACCATCGGACGGCTCGACGGGACTGCCCGCGCCGCATCACCTTCCCCGATTGGGAGAGGAAGGGGTCTTCCCGGCCTCCATGGGCCGGCCGGAGTATCCGACACCCGTCGGCACCTACTCGGTCTTGGGGAAGGAACGCTCGGTGCTGATGGATTCCAGCAGCGTGGGCATTCCTGTCACAGCTCCCGACGGCTACAAAATCGACGTGGAGAACGCCGTCCGCTTCACCAACCGCGGCCTCTTCGTGCATTCGGCTCCGTGGGCAGTGCCGGCGATGGGCTACGAGAACGTCAGTCACGGCTGCATCAGCCTGACTCCGGCGGCCGCCGAGTGGTACTTCAACAACGTCAACATCGGTGATCCGGTAGTCGTGCAGGAGTAG
- a CDS encoding TetR/AcrR family transcriptional regulator, translating into MSSPPPERKGQRTRQRILSASRRVFAEVGYEKATIRGIAAAADVDKSSVIQYFGSKSNLFREAVSWTIPVEELTVPNPAETAENYLRGLLSGWAAEPNGPMAVLLRNSMTSEDALELLREQVTDHAVSSVAATIEQPDARLRAALLSAVLMGIASQRYLLRMPDLAAASDDEIVALMSPLLTALISGENA; encoded by the coding sequence ATGTCTTCACCACCGCCCGAGCGCAAGGGACAGCGGACGCGGCAACGAATCCTGTCGGCCTCCCGGCGGGTGTTCGCCGAGGTCGGGTACGAGAAGGCCACGATTCGGGGCATCGCGGCCGCAGCCGACGTGGATAAGTCGTCGGTGATCCAGTACTTCGGGAGCAAGAGCAACCTCTTCCGAGAGGCGGTCAGCTGGACGATCCCGGTGGAGGAGCTGACGGTGCCGAACCCGGCGGAGACGGCCGAGAACTACCTGCGTGGGTTGCTCTCGGGATGGGCCGCCGAGCCGAACGGCCCGATGGCAGTTCTACTCCGCAACAGCATGACCAGCGAGGATGCGTTGGAACTGCTGCGCGAACAGGTCACCGATCATGCGGTGAGTTCGGTGGCGGCCACCATCGAGCAGCCCGACGCGCGGCTACGAGCTGCATTGTTAAGTGCCGTATTGATGGGGATTGCCAGTCAGCGGTACCTCTTGCGGATGCCCGATCTGGCGGCCGCCAGCGACGACGAGATTGTCGCGCTGATGTCCCCGTTGTTGACGGCCCTCATCTCTGGGGAAAACGCCTGA
- a CDS encoding class I SAM-dependent methyltransferase has protein sequence MAHVIDWDGAYRKDRPAWNIGEPQPEFAALIDQDGIVRGEVLDAGCGYAELGLALAARGHTVVGIDLTPTAVEAATAAAAERGLRTATFHQADISAFTGYDGRFATIFDSGLLHALPAELRDGYLRSVHRAAAPSASFYILAFGTGAFGDHDGPAPTQFTEDQLREIVSKHWQVEGIRPASLQAGIGQEGVQLPGHLVIARKA, from the coding sequence ATGGCACACGTAATCGACTGGGATGGCGCCTACCGGAAGGACCGACCGGCGTGGAACATCGGCGAACCACAACCCGAGTTCGCCGCGCTCATCGACCAAGACGGGATCGTTCGGGGCGAGGTGCTCGATGCCGGCTGCGGCTACGCCGAACTGGGACTTGCCTTGGCGGCGCGTGGACACACCGTCGTGGGGATCGACCTGACACCTACCGCGGTCGAGGCCGCCACGGCCGCCGCCGCCGAACGCGGTCTGCGCACCGCCACCTTTCACCAGGCCGATATCAGCGCATTCACCGGCTACGACGGCCGCTTCGCCACCATCTTCGACAGTGGTCTGCTGCATGCGCTGCCCGCAGAGCTGCGCGACGGGTACCTGCGGTCCGTTCATCGTGCGGCGGCGCCCAGCGCCTCGTTCTACATCCTGGCGTTCGGCACCGGCGCGTTCGGAGACCACGATGGCCCCGCGCCCACACAGTTCACCGAAGACCAACTGCGCGAGATTGTTTCAAAGCACTGGCAGGTCGAGGGTATCCGCCCTGCCAGTCTCCAGGCGGGAATCGGCCAGGAGGGTGTGCAGTTGCCCGGGCATCTCGTGATCGCCCGCAAGGCATAA